The following are from one region of the Rhodopirellula sp. P2 genome:
- a CDS encoding WD40 repeat domain-containing serine/threonine protein kinase, with translation MPDDENFTENDFDLDETVEETEPVQRNDHRGLGETVDQVDLDATLEEAGTLPADPVDDPDATVPDLDKTVDETNLTVEDSDQTLDENDFTVVESGATISDSGAPHSGVNETVVEDSDFDPDATLLESEQTVADANLTLIDETITEGSATVDETDATAGTILADEDIGQTINPRELTSEDVSYWSKLSQEFHTGAATVASFSEIGSAVAGSSLPLRGRQVTTPQESETEASDYRLVRLLGKGGMGNVFVARQGSLDRLIAVKIIKPLEEDKRDALRKQGRLESTENSRRQQFLTEAVITGDLDHPNIVPIHDVAVTGENTLFYAMKRVVGTPWNKVIGEKSRDENLETLIKVADAIAFAHTRGIIHRDIKPENVMLGDFGVVMVMDWGIALALPQFEKLSSITPAKGLGGTPSFMAPEMATGPLEAIGPAADIYLLGATLFMIVTGKAPHHAKNVRECLRAVATNEIRDVDPRYEGELLNIARKAMATRIEDRYASVIEFQEAIREYRSHSESISLASRAADDLKEAEQTRSYTLFSRATFGFEEALHLWDGNQAAREGMAGARLAHASAAHDNKDFDLGLSLLKPDGNLLHESPEHEAMARKLEQAIQDRKVRESRFKFLKRAVAAMLLFIFVGGAFALVTINAKEQEARRQAGIAEQQTRIAKKQEQIALDEKEIANEQRDIAETQRKFAVNQKAAAEKQKALAEERRKDAEEQREIAKKQTKLAKERLVEANENRDRAVREENKAKASEKAAQIAQAEAEYESYVSQIGLAKARVDRNEFSDARRILSELTDGYRQRFPEEPLPWELRWLSATVHQSKAVVSLPVIANELSLAEVPVGGTQRGLITQDDGRLATFSIASGTRLSSLGHSPTSKLHPPAGRVERSEGRAASESPLLIDATWGDPNGGSITTAAMSGSGEQVAIGMLGGQIEIWNGDLSERALRLPRHDGPVSDLEFVDSNTLVSSSTDRTVRVWDLSSKEEADVPEYSEHWHVGPVTQVAAVRDGETVWVSAAVNDSARGRVAVWNMGREQDEATSRVGRFMRHDSEVSAVSVWMENASPVFASGDTDGHVIVWDQDDLVDADPRKSIQSAVQNLATSGAAVTNSSQDDLASLSETTPVHRGGVQAIRYDRTLDRLITSGKDYVVRIWKRADAPGEAELGPWARERSLRGHGGAVKSAVFVPASGGDVLSLGDDQTLRYWDSETGRLDSGSEEDLTSVSAAEERDVVSSGGNAFETPAHDDEIWSARFSPDGTKVVTSSRDHTARVLSIDPRTSRFDTRWAISAEQQESSPEDRAAATEGILEEGTAFGAMSMRMDPVHRRLFLGNADATVRIWDIDRGTELGSVRGTGLNDVLAISKDGSLLATGSSSTESDVLVWKLDPSKQISPRLLHRFDGHEESVAALAISPDSRWLFSGDRAGRGRVWDLQSGEPVGEPIDDLLGFRINTAIFSGDSNSVWIGSDNQSLMRWQWSDRTWADRYDTAGFVTELVVSPDGRQAITIDQSKRTDRTVSNVTWWDLSNGQQQRLLSETFSQDQTNAFGGRPNFGGVSFSTDGSLARLIVTPSGERSSRVETWDVSGEIGSAKRVAAVELPERIGECTAVASLQGDWFVTMHGNAAFLWDGSSNTHLTSYRAHGAVTRATFAAGDRRVITASRSVKVWDAETGKTIGKLESPHEGTIRAIAVSPKQPFRFATGGDDSRVRVWDFDENAGTFEARRQWSDPMLQGGISSLDFNADGSCLLATTNQGAATLMRLDGDAKLNLVADPSLGKLNVGRFSDDSNWVAVGGSDNIARMWNVGDWLADPQDGTGEAGPPIQLIGHAEPISDVAVLTHPLRLFTASEDRSVRVWDPVAQGARHDEQAKFGRVLLELRGHQDALSALDLTAEGDLMMTASEDGTVRLWPATTGAD, from the coding sequence ATGCCGGATGACGAAAACTTCACCGAGAACGATTTTGATTTGGATGAAACGGTCGAGGAAACCGAACCGGTTCAACGAAACGACCATCGCGGGCTCGGCGAAACCGTTGACCAGGTCGACTTGGACGCCACCTTGGAAGAAGCCGGGACGCTGCCGGCCGATCCAGTGGATGACCCCGATGCGACCGTCCCTGACTTGGACAAGACAGTCGATGAAACCAATTTGACGGTGGAAGATTCGGATCAAACGCTGGACGAAAATGATTTCACTGTCGTGGAGTCCGGAGCAACGATCTCAGATTCGGGCGCGCCCCATTCCGGTGTCAATGAAACCGTTGTGGAAGATTCCGACTTCGACCCTGATGCGACTTTGTTGGAATCGGAACAAACAGTTGCCGATGCCAACCTCACCCTGATCGATGAAACGATCACCGAAGGCAGTGCGACCGTCGATGAGACAGATGCGACCGCGGGAACGATCTTAGCGGACGAAGACATTGGCCAAACGATCAACCCTCGTGAATTGACATCCGAGGATGTGAGTTATTGGTCGAAGCTGTCCCAGGAATTCCATACGGGCGCGGCCACTGTGGCTTCGTTCAGCGAGATTGGGTCGGCGGTTGCTGGTTCTTCGCTGCCACTGCGCGGGCGTCAAGTCACGACGCCCCAAGAAAGCGAAACCGAAGCGTCGGATTACCGATTGGTTCGCCTGCTTGGCAAAGGCGGGATGGGCAATGTCTTCGTTGCTCGACAAGGTTCGCTGGATCGATTGATCGCGGTCAAGATCATCAAACCGCTGGAAGAAGACAAACGCGACGCGCTTCGCAAACAGGGGCGTTTGGAATCCACGGAGAACAGTCGACGCCAACAGTTTTTGACGGAAGCCGTGATCACCGGCGACTTGGATCACCCCAACATCGTTCCGATTCACGACGTTGCGGTGACCGGCGAGAACACGTTGTTCTACGCGATGAAACGTGTTGTCGGCACGCCGTGGAACAAGGTCATCGGCGAGAAATCGCGGGACGAAAATCTGGAGACCCTGATCAAGGTGGCTGATGCGATTGCGTTCGCTCACACCCGCGGGATCATCCACCGAGACATCAAACCCGAAAACGTGATGCTGGGGGATTTTGGTGTCGTGATGGTGATGGATTGGGGGATCGCGTTGGCGTTGCCGCAATTCGAAAAACTGAGTTCGATCACACCCGCGAAAGGACTGGGTGGCACGCCATCGTTCATGGCGCCTGAAATGGCGACGGGACCTCTGGAGGCGATTGGTCCGGCGGCGGATATCTATTTGCTTGGCGCGACGTTGTTCATGATCGTGACCGGCAAGGCGCCGCACCATGCCAAGAACGTTCGTGAGTGCCTGCGAGCGGTTGCGACGAACGAGATTCGTGACGTTGACCCTCGATACGAAGGCGAATTGCTCAACATCGCTCGCAAAGCGATGGCGACCCGCATCGAGGATCGCTACGCCAGCGTGATTGAATTCCAAGAGGCGATTCGGGAATATCGTTCTCATTCCGAAAGCATCTCGTTGGCGTCCAGAGCAGCGGACGATCTGAAAGAGGCGGAACAGACTCGTTCATACACGCTGTTTTCACGAGCGACGTTTGGATTTGAAGAAGCCCTGCACCTGTGGGATGGAAATCAAGCCGCGCGAGAAGGCATGGCTGGGGCGAGGTTGGCTCACGCCTCCGCAGCCCATGACAACAAGGACTTTGATCTTGGTTTGTCGCTGCTGAAGCCGGATGGCAATCTGCTGCATGAATCGCCCGAGCACGAAGCCATGGCGAGGAAGTTGGAACAAGCCATCCAGGACCGCAAGGTTCGTGAGTCACGGTTCAAGTTTCTAAAACGCGCCGTCGCCGCGATGCTGTTGTTCATCTTTGTCGGCGGTGCCTTCGCATTGGTGACGATCAATGCGAAAGAACAGGAGGCCCGACGCCAGGCTGGAATCGCCGAGCAGCAAACCCGGATCGCGAAAAAACAGGAACAGATCGCGCTGGACGAAAAGGAAATCGCCAACGAACAAAGGGACATTGCTGAGACGCAAAGGAAATTCGCGGTAAATCAGAAAGCGGCTGCGGAAAAACAGAAGGCACTCGCCGAAGAGCGGCGGAAAGATGCAGAAGAGCAACGGGAGATCGCGAAAAAGCAAACGAAGCTTGCGAAGGAGCGTTTGGTGGAAGCCAATGAAAACAGGGATCGAGCAGTTCGGGAGGAAAACAAAGCAAAGGCGAGCGAAAAAGCCGCTCAGATCGCTCAAGCCGAGGCGGAATACGAGTCGTATGTTTCTCAAATTGGGTTGGCCAAAGCCCGGGTGGATCGGAACGAGTTCTCCGATGCTCGGCGCATTCTTTCGGAATTGACGGATGGCTACCGCCAACGATTCCCCGAGGAGCCTTTGCCTTGGGAATTGCGATGGTTGTCGGCCACGGTTCACCAATCCAAGGCCGTTGTGTCGCTGCCGGTGATCGCGAATGAGTTGTCGTTGGCGGAAGTTCCAGTCGGCGGCACCCAGCGTGGTTTGATCACACAGGATGATGGGCGTCTGGCAACGTTCTCGATTGCGAGTGGCACGCGTCTTTCCAGCCTCGGTCATTCTCCCACTTCCAAGCTTCACCCTCCCGCTGGGAGGGTCGAGCGAAGCGAGGGGAGGGCCGCGTCTGAATCTCCATTGCTGATCGATGCGACTTGGGGCGATCCCAATGGCGGATCCATCACCACCGCCGCAATGAGTGGATCAGGCGAGCAAGTTGCGATTGGAATGCTGGGTGGACAAATCGAAATTTGGAACGGGGATCTATCCGAGCGAGCGTTGCGTTTGCCGAGGCACGATGGACCGGTGAGCGATCTCGAATTCGTGGATTCGAATACTCTGGTGTCCTCATCCACCGATCGCACGGTGCGGGTTTGGGATCTGAGTTCAAAGGAGGAAGCTGACGTTCCTGAATACAGCGAACACTGGCACGTCGGACCTGTCACGCAGGTTGCTGCGGTTCGCGATGGTGAAACGGTTTGGGTTTCGGCAGCAGTGAATGACTCCGCGCGTGGTCGGGTTGCGGTTTGGAACATGGGACGAGAGCAAGACGAAGCGACCTCCCGCGTCGGTCGTTTCATGCGGCATGATTCGGAGGTTTCCGCGGTGTCGGTTTGGATGGAAAATGCCTCCCCCGTGTTCGCAAGCGGCGACACCGATGGACATGTGATCGTTTGGGACCAGGACGATTTGGTTGATGCGGATCCGAGAAAGAGCATTCAGAGTGCGGTTCAGAATTTGGCCACATCGGGTGCTGCTGTGACCAACAGCAGCCAGGATGATCTGGCATCGCTGAGCGAAACCACACCGGTTCATCGTGGCGGGGTGCAAGCCATTCGCTACGACAGGACGCTCGATCGCTTGATCACCTCGGGCAAGGACTACGTGGTGCGGATTTGGAAGCGTGCGGACGCTCCCGGTGAAGCTGAACTTGGACCTTGGGCTCGCGAACGATCTTTGCGAGGCCACGGAGGAGCGGTGAAGTCAGCCGTGTTTGTTCCCGCGTCGGGTGGGGACGTGCTGTCTTTGGGCGACGACCAAACGCTTCGCTACTGGGACTCGGAAACCGGGCGGTTGGACAGTGGATCGGAAGAGGATCTCACGTCTGTTTCGGCGGCAGAGGAGCGTGATGTGGTATCGAGTGGTGGGAATGCGTTCGAAACGCCCGCCCATGATGATGAGATCTGGTCGGCTCGATTCAGTCCCGATGGAACCAAAGTGGTGACGTCCAGTCGAGATCACACCGCGCGCGTGTTGTCGATCGATCCGAGAACGTCCCGCTTCGACACGCGATGGGCAATTTCAGCGGAGCAACAAGAATCGTCTCCGGAAGACCGGGCAGCGGCAACCGAGGGCATTCTGGAAGAAGGCACCGCGTTTGGCGCGATGTCCATGCGAATGGACCCTGTGCATCGCCGGTTGTTCCTTGGCAACGCCGACGCGACGGTCCGCATTTGGGACATCGATCGCGGAACCGAACTCGGCAGCGTTCGCGGCACGGGGCTGAACGATGTGCTGGCGATTTCCAAAGACGGCAGTCTTCTCGCCACCGGTTCCAGTTCCACTGAATCCGATGTTTTGGTTTGGAAGTTGGATCCGTCAAAGCAAATCTCGCCGCGATTGTTGCATCGTTTCGATGGTCATGAAGAATCGGTTGCGGCGCTGGCGATCTCACCCGATAGCCGTTGGTTGTTCAGCGGAGATCGAGCGGGCCGAGGCCGAGTCTGGGATTTGCAGTCCGGTGAACCGGTTGGCGAACCGATCGACGATTTGCTTGGGTTCCGCATCAACACGGCGATCTTCTCAGGGGACTCGAACAGCGTGTGGATTGGATCGGACAATCAGTCACTGATGCGTTGGCAATGGTCCGATCGAACTTGGGCGGACCGCTATGACACCGCTGGCTTCGTCACGGAATTGGTCGTTTCCCCTGATGGACGGCAGGCGATCACCATCGATCAATCCAAGCGAACTGACCGGACCGTTTCCAATGTGACTTGGTGGGATCTTTCCAACGGCCAACAACAGCGATTGCTATCGGAAACGTTCTCACAGGATCAGACCAACGCATTTGGTGGTCGTCCCAACTTTGGGGGCGTGTCTTTCTCCACCGATGGCAGTTTGGCTCGTTTGATTGTGACTCCGTCGGGTGAGCGTTCCAGTCGCGTTGAAACGTGGGACGTGTCCGGCGAGATTGGATCGGCGAAGCGAGTGGCAGCGGTCGAGTTGCCAGAACGCATCGGCGAATGCACCGCGGTGGCGTCCTTGCAGGGGGATTGGTTCGTGACCATGCATGGCAACGCAGCGTTCCTTTGGGACGGGAGTTCCAACACTCATTTGACGAGCTATCGAGCTCACGGTGCGGTTACGCGAGCCACGTTTGCGGCCGGCGATCGCCGGGTGATCACGGCCAGTCGCAGTGTCAAGGTTTGGGACGCTGAGACGGGCAAGACGATTGGCAAATTGGAATCGCCTCACGAAGGGACGATTCGAGCCATCGCGGTTTCGCCGAAGCAGCCGTTCCGATTTGCCACCGGTGGCGACGATTCGCGTGTTCGTGTTTGGGACTTCGATGAAAACGCGGGGACATTCGAAGCCAGACGGCAATGGAGTGATCCCATGTTGCAGGGAGGAATCTCGTCCCTGGATTTCAATGCGGATGGATCGTGTCTGCTGGCGACAACGAACCAGGGCGCAGCGACGTTGATGCGGCTCGATGGTGACGCGAAGCTCAATCTGGTGGCGGACCCATCGCTCGGGAAGCTGAACGTTGGCCGTTTCTCAGACGATTCCAATTGGGTCGCGGTCGGTGGATCGGACAACATCGCGAGAATGTGGAATGTCGGGGATTGGTTGGCAGACCCGCAGGATGGAACCGGTGAAGCCGGACCTCCCATCCAATTGATTGGCCACGCTGAACCCATTTCAGATGTGGCGGTGCTCACCCATCCGCTTCGATTGTTCACTGCCAGCGAAGATCGTTCGGTGCGAGTCTGGGATCCGGTCGCCCAGGGAGCCCGGCACGACGAACAAGCCAAGTTCGGACGTGTGTTGCTGGAGCTGCGAGGTCACCAGGACGCCTTGTCTGCGTTGGATCTGACCGCCGAGGGTGACTTGATGATGACGGCATCGGAAGACGGAACAGTGCGTCTGTGGCCAGCCACGACGGGGGCGGATTGA
- a CDS encoding HlyD family efflux transporter periplasmic adaptor subunit, whose product MSSAAIQPRLRPDLFCRAIRVGKAFQWVIRDPLVSVRGSNDRASAQWMVNAQEFAILKSLDGHRTFEQAHLHCQRLLAPTELSQEDFEAFVNQAHRNAWITAASATNSLCTPQREWGTRRREPDASFWRRAFRNPLAIRVPLVDPDRWLDRPVQRARALVRKHRQSVVLAGSAWAVLTGVTLLANWEHLVPAVQQSALTLQSPSTWIVLAVVISGIKLIHELAHAIACKWFGGHCHELGVMLLFGIPCLYCDVSDAWLIPQPWKRMLVSAAGILTECALGSLALIAWAHSMPGLPQNILLFVLMVTSVNTLILNGNPLMRYDGYYLLSDAVSVPNLASRSRAALQLRLRSWFWGASSIRNESESHPTAMQHDRDSIGMLTFAVASTLYRLLVFGTIGWLVLHFLASIGATAVGLVAIAIILYRVLQTWTASIVRPPSEVDPVTARGRSRMMFGVVAAVLLALLFTPLPHCLNATAKIQPAHQTEVFALAAGRLESVAEAGHPIQANERVAKLVDWRSAFQTQRLEGEIAELKARLQGTRMGRASSRADQQPSTNIPTIEFALQAKLEELATVQKESEHREIRASHAGRIVTVTPKPITPWQRSRSQIDWSGQPTEAINRGAWISSGTPICQIVSDAAYNVSVPIAASQIEWVREGQTAVTSFPHGASWNGVVTQVGTRPSEQDGTYEVTITLDPDNRPFDFAPPSNWTTDVMIHVEATSLWGRTRHWVATHFRADG is encoded by the coding sequence ATGAGTTCCGCGGCCATCCAGCCGAGATTGCGACCGGATCTGTTTTGCCGTGCGATTCGTGTCGGCAAAGCGTTTCAGTGGGTCATCCGAGACCCGCTGGTGTCCGTGCGTGGATCCAACGACCGCGCTTCGGCGCAGTGGATGGTCAACGCGCAAGAATTCGCGATTCTAAAAAGTCTGGATGGACATCGAACCTTCGAACAAGCTCACCTACACTGCCAGCGTCTGCTCGCTCCCACCGAACTTTCGCAGGAGGATTTCGAGGCCTTTGTGAACCAAGCCCATCGCAACGCTTGGATCACCGCCGCATCGGCAACCAACTCGCTGTGCACCCCGCAACGTGAATGGGGCACCCGGCGACGCGAACCAGACGCCTCTTTTTGGCGACGCGCGTTTCGCAACCCGTTGGCAATCCGCGTTCCCCTCGTCGATCCCGATCGCTGGCTCGATCGCCCTGTGCAACGCGCTCGAGCCTTGGTTCGGAAACATCGCCAATCAGTTGTTCTGGCCGGCTCCGCATGGGCGGTGCTCACGGGCGTCACTCTGCTTGCAAACTGGGAACACTTGGTTCCTGCGGTCCAGCAGAGCGCATTGACGCTGCAATCCCCCTCCACGTGGATCGTTTTGGCAGTGGTGATTTCGGGCATCAAGTTGATCCACGAATTGGCTCATGCGATCGCCTGCAAATGGTTCGGCGGTCACTGCCACGAACTGGGAGTGATGCTTCTGTTCGGGATCCCTTGCTTGTACTGCGACGTCAGTGACGCTTGGTTGATCCCGCAACCTTGGAAGCGAATGCTCGTCTCCGCCGCGGGAATTTTGACGGAATGTGCTCTGGGATCCCTCGCTCTGATTGCCTGGGCCCATTCGATGCCTGGGCTCCCTCAAAACATCCTGCTGTTTGTCCTGATGGTCACCTCGGTCAACACCTTGATCCTCAACGGCAATCCCTTGATGCGGTACGACGGCTACTACCTGTTGTCCGACGCGGTTTCCGTTCCCAACCTCGCTTCGCGTTCACGAGCAGCGTTGCAATTGCGATTGCGGTCTTGGTTCTGGGGTGCCTCCTCGATTCGCAACGAATCCGAATCTCACCCCACCGCGATGCAGCACGATCGCGACTCAATCGGAATGCTCACGTTCGCGGTTGCCAGCACGCTCTATCGGTTGTTGGTCTTCGGAACCATCGGTTGGTTGGTCCTTCACTTTCTTGCATCGATCGGTGCGACCGCCGTTGGGCTGGTCGCCATTGCGATCATCCTCTACCGCGTGTTGCAAACCTGGACCGCCTCCATTGTCCGTCCGCCATCCGAAGTGGATCCTGTGACAGCTCGCGGTCGCTCTCGAATGATGTTTGGCGTGGTTGCCGCTGTGCTGCTGGCGTTGCTCTTCACCCCGCTTCCTCATTGTCTGAATGCCACCGCGAAAATCCAGCCTGCCCATCAGACCGAGGTCTTTGCTTTGGCTGCGGGTCGGCTGGAATCCGTTGCTGAGGCGGGACATCCAATCCAGGCCAACGAACGGGTCGCAAAACTGGTTGACTGGAGATCCGCATTCCAAACCCAACGCCTCGAGGGAGAGATTGCAGAACTGAAAGCCAGGCTCCAAGGAACTCGAATGGGCCGGGCCAGTTCGCGTGCAGACCAGCAACCTTCGACCAACATCCCAACCATCGAATTCGCGCTGCAAGCCAAACTCGAAGAACTGGCAACCGTGCAGAAGGAGTCCGAGCATCGAGAAATTCGTGCGTCACATGCTGGCCGAATCGTGACGGTCACGCCCAAGCCGATCACACCGTGGCAGCGATCACGATCTCAAATCGATTGGAGTGGGCAACCAACTGAAGCGATCAATCGGGGAGCCTGGATCAGCAGCGGAACTCCGATTTGCCAGATCGTTTCAGACGCGGCTTACAACGTCTCGGTCCCCATCGCTGCCTCCCAAATTGAGTGGGTCCGAGAAGGACAAACTGCCGTCACATCTTTCCCGCATGGGGCTTCCTGGAACGGCGTCGTCACGCAGGTGGGCACGCGTCCATCGGAACAGGATGGGACCTACGAAGTCACCATCACACTGGATCCTGACAACCGACCGTTCGACTTTGCCCCGCCATCCAACTGGACAACCGATGTCATGATTCACGTGGAGGCAACGTCACTGTGGGGACGCACCCGTCATTGGGTCGCCACTCACTTCCGAGCCGATGGTTGA
- a CDS encoding WD40 repeat domain-containing protein, translating to MPILPIGVRTQGTRRLTLVRHAGAYEMRNTINRRQLLVALATTSMVSPAWNAWAAPPADANGVGVVGDPIQLITANDLPEARVVRLPPVDERVKQVVVTSIAIDPRGEWLAVAGDDHVIRLLRLETLQVVRTLGDGHRSASSPIGHSDMIRTLAFDATGSRLASAGNDGRLIIWDRNEDFSVLQEIGSAPALACVSFSPAGDQMVAVGFDQEVFLISNQAGNRERLFCDCNDLRCCAYRADGEALAIAGRDGHLHLFNPQTGKLIADQHLHQRRVRDLAFMPNSDILVSVDEAGVIMRWDTRTKEVLSQQTITSGRLFSLAIVDSHRIAAAGSDDVIHLVDLADDGRSLYVSGQLRGHVGSVATLAAVDGMVFSGGFDATLRRWDLNQNAIADSKIALGNDGSSPASEPTPR from the coding sequence ATGCCGATCCTTCCGATTGGAGTGCGTACGCAAGGAACGCGTCGCCTCACCCTGGTTCGTCATGCGGGGGCATACGAAATGAGAAACACAATCAATCGGCGTCAACTTTTAGTCGCCCTGGCTACCACATCCATGGTTTCACCGGCCTGGAATGCCTGGGCAGCCCCTCCGGCGGATGCCAATGGCGTCGGTGTGGTGGGTGACCCCATCCAATTGATCACCGCCAATGATTTGCCGGAGGCTCGCGTCGTTCGACTGCCACCGGTGGATGAACGTGTGAAACAAGTCGTGGTGACTTCGATCGCAATCGATCCGCGTGGCGAATGGTTGGCAGTCGCCGGCGACGACCATGTGATCCGTTTGCTTCGTCTGGAAACGCTGCAAGTCGTTCGAACCCTGGGCGACGGGCATCGCTCGGCAAGTTCCCCGATCGGGCACAGCGACATGATTCGCACGCTCGCGTTTGATGCCACCGGCAGCCGCTTGGCTTCGGCAGGCAACGATGGTCGCCTGATCATCTGGGATCGCAACGAAGACTTTTCGGTGCTGCAAGAAATCGGCTCCGCCCCCGCGCTGGCGTGCGTCAGTTTTTCTCCCGCCGGGGATCAAATGGTTGCGGTCGGTTTCGACCAAGAGGTTTTCCTGATCTCCAACCAAGCCGGCAACCGCGAGCGATTGTTTTGCGATTGCAATGATTTGCGATGTTGTGCCTACCGAGCCGATGGGGAAGCCCTGGCGATCGCTGGCCGCGATGGTCACTTGCACTTGTTCAACCCGCAAACCGGCAAACTGATTGCAGATCAACATCTGCACCAACGACGTGTCCGGGATCTGGCGTTCATGCCGAACTCCGACATCTTGGTCAGCGTTGACGAAGCTGGCGTGATCATGCGTTGGGACACCCGGACCAAAGAAGTCCTGTCCCAGCAAACGATCACCTCGGGAAGATTGTTCTCGTTGGCGATCGTCGACAGCCACCGCATCGCCGCCGCCGGCAGCGACGACGTGATTCATCTGGTCGACCTGGCAGACGACGGCCGCTCGCTGTATGTCTCCGGGCAACTCAGAGGCCATGTGGGCTCGGTGGCAACCCTCGCCGCGGTCGATGGCATGGTGTTCTCCGGCGGATTCGATGCGACATTGCGACGCTGGGACCTGAATCAGAACGCGATCGCTGACAGCAAGATTGCACTCGGAAACGACGGGTCGTCCCCGGCCAGCGAACCGACACCTCGCTAA
- a CDS encoding 3'-5' exonuclease: MSDSVSHLIFDVESIADGDLISRVRYSGEDLSPAEAIEKYQAERMEQTGSTFIPYTFQIPIAVVVAKVTSDFRLVDIKSLDEPEFRPHVITKYFWQGWEMYNTPQWVTFNGRSFDIPIMELSAFRYGISIPKWFDDSGYKSRRNRFSTHAHLDLQELLTNFGASRFNGGLNLAAQSLAKPGKMGLSGDQVQSSYDAGGLKEISDYCRCDVLDTYFVFLRCMVLTGKLELEREIELVQQTRDWIEKESETCQACADYMTQFGDWKNPWLVESDTADAAPIETGSTETGPPQTEATKPDESNA; the protein is encoded by the coding sequence ATGAGTGACTCAGTCTCGCACCTGATCTTTGATGTCGAAAGCATCGCTGATGGCGATCTCATCTCCCGCGTCCGTTACTCGGGTGAAGACTTGTCCCCCGCCGAAGCGATCGAGAAATACCAAGCGGAGCGAATGGAGCAAACCGGGTCGACATTCATCCCCTACACGTTCCAGATCCCGATTGCCGTGGTGGTCGCGAAAGTCACCTCCGACTTTCGGTTGGTGGACATCAAATCATTGGACGAACCCGAGTTCCGGCCGCATGTGATCACCAAGTACTTTTGGCAAGGCTGGGAGATGTACAACACGCCCCAGTGGGTGACTTTCAACGGACGTTCGTTTGACATTCCGATCATGGAACTGTCCGCGTTTCGATATGGGATTTCGATTCCCAAGTGGTTCGACGACAGCGGTTACAAATCACGCCGCAATCGGTTCAGCACGCACGCCCACCTGGATTTGCAGGAACTGCTCACCAATTTCGGAGCCTCTCGCTTCAACGGCGGCCTCAACTTGGCTGCCCAATCGTTGGCCAAACCCGGCAAAATGGGACTCAGTGGCGATCAAGTCCAATCGTCTTATGACGCAGGTGGCCTCAAAGAGATCAGCGATTATTGCCGCTGCGACGTGCTGGACACGTACTTTGTGTTTCTGCGATGCATGGTGTTGACCGGCAAATTGGAACTGGAACGCGAAATTGAATTGGTCCAACAAACGCGTGATTGGATTGAAAAAGAAAGCGAGACCTGCCAAGCCTGCGCCGATTACATGACGCAATTTGGCGACTGGAAAAACCCTTGGCTGGTCGAATCCGACACGGCCGACGCCGCCCCGATTGAAACAGGGTCAACCGAAACAGGGCCCCCCCAGACCGAAGCGACCAAACCAGACGAATCCAACGCGTGA